TAGTGCATAGTACAGGTGTGCTGGGAGTGGTATCTTATGCCGGGTGTGGTACAGtggcaagagtgagggaggaactggtatgatgataataatgagtgaAGTCATGAGTGTAGTGGTAAGAGTGAGGGTTTCACTGGTGCGTTGATAGTCATGTAACCCTACGTTACTGTGTTCTTAGATGTTGAGGTCTGAGTTAAACTTTCAGTCGATCACGTATCTTATCTATCATTCGCGATTAAGTACACGTTTTACTTCCCTATCTTCATTTATCCTTCTGCGAGTCTTACAAGATAACACGagagtatatttctttttacgaAGACAATTTGCTTCAGAAAATATCATACATTGAAACCATCTTTAACCTTAAAAGACCACCAGGTTTCATGCTTAAGTTTTCCATAAGGTTCGTTAATTAGTAAGACCTTCCAGCTGGTACTTTCTGGTAGGCTGGTAGAAGACCAGAGAACCTAATGCCCACTGAGCTCCCAGCCCCTCGCCCTGATGGCCCGCCTCTTGATTAAAGCGGCCAGGAAGGAGCCCCAAATCTGATTACTGGGGATATTAATTCTTCAGTTAGTAAGGTGGAGAGAAGTGGGTCATTGTTGTCAGAGTTTACCACCTCACTTTCCCTAGTGGCCTCTCGCATGCCCTGGTGGCTACTTACTGCTACCCAGCTGCCCTGGTGGCTACTTACTACTACCCAGCTGCCCTGGTGGCTACTTACTGCTACCGAGCTGCCCCGCTGGCTACTTACTACTACCCAGCTGCCCTGGTGGCGACTTACTACTACCCAGCTGCCCTGGTGGCTACTTGCTACTACCCAGCTGCCCTGGTGGCTACTTACTACTACCCAGCTGCCCTGGTTGCTACTTACTACTACCCAGCTGCCCTggttactacttactactacccaGCTGCCCTGGTGGCTACTTACTACTACCCAGCTGCCCTGGTTACCACTTACTACTACCCAGCTGCCCTGGTGGCTACTTACTACTACCCAGCTGCCCTGGTGGCTACTTACCACTACCCAGCTGCCCTGGTGGCTACTTACTACTACCCAGCTGCCCTGGTGGCTACTTACTACTACCCAGCTGCCCTGGTGGCTACTTACTACTACCCAGCTGCCCTGGTGGCTACTTACTACTACCCAGCTGCCCTGGTGGCTACTTACTACTACCCAGCTGCCCTGGTGGCT
This window of the Panulirus ornatus isolate Po-2019 chromosome 1, ASM3632096v1, whole genome shotgun sequence genome carries:
- the LOC139749520 gene encoding uncharacterized protein; translation: MPWWLLTATQLPWWLLTTTQLPWWLLTATELPRWLLTTTQLPWWRLTTTQLPWWLLATTQLPWWLLTTTQLPWLLLTTTQLPWLLLTTTQLPWWLLTTTQLPWLPLTTTQLPWWLLTTTQLPWWLLTTTQLPWWLLTTTQLPWWLLTTTQLPWWLLTTTQLPWWLLTTTQLPWWLLTTTQLPWWLLTTTQLPWWLLNTTQLPWWLLTTTQLPWWLLTTTQLPWWLLTTTQLPWWLLTTTQLPWWLLTTTQLPWWLLTTTQLPWLAIHLPFWPPTYPGGSLLASPSSHPLASCLHVSPGGRSPA